GGAAAAGAAATTGCGGATTGCGGATTGCGGATTGCGGAATTTAAAGAGAAGCCAGGTTCCGGTTAAGGTTCAAGGTTCAAGGTTCAAGGTTCAAGGTTCGGAAAAATCCAATTTAATATTCAGTGGTGTCTACCTCTGGGGACTTAAGGTGCCGGCCTTAATCGGTCTTGGTTTAATAATACTTCTTGTCACCGGCCATTTCGCTCAGGCCGGGACCTTGACCTTTCAGCCGGCCGGTTTGGAAAGGACCCTCTTTTCCAAACGGTTTCACGACCTGACGATCAGCGGCTCGGCCCCGGAAGGTGCCCAAATTATCCTCAAAATCATTTCCCCGACCAAGGATTTTAATTTAAATAAATCCGGAAAAGGACTGGGATTTGTCTGGCTGCCGATCAGCCACGCTGAAGTAAAAAAACTCTCCGGTATGTACGCCTTACTCAGTTCCGGCAAAATTTCAGGGCTCCTGCCACCGGATCAGCAAAAGGCCTTAGGCCTTTCCCCGGACTACCAGGAAATCTATAAGCAGGCAGAAATCCATTATAAAACCCCTCCCAAGGCAGACGAGGCCGCCGGCTTAAAAAAAGAATATATGGCCGGACTGATCAAGATTTTAGAAGAGGGGGGGCTCTATCAGGTTAAGGAAGATGCGGTGCGTCTGTCGGGGAATCAATTTACCGCCCAGGTTAAACATGCGGCTGATGCCCCTCTTGGCGAATATCGGGTTTATTGTTATGCCGTTAAAGAGGGAAAGGCCGAACTTCTGGCCCAGGAAAAATTCCAGGTTAAACAAACGGGCCTGGCCGAATGGCTTACCCGTCAAGCCGCTTCCAATGCCGTGGTCTATGGGATTATGGCGGCGCTTATCGCCATCGGGGCCGGAATCCTGGTGGGACTCATCTTTAAAAAAGGGGGAGGACACTAAGTCCAGTTCGGATTGCGGATTTCGGAGTGCGGAATTGGGATTGAGCACGAACCGTAAAATGCAGATGATGAGGATTGCGGAGCACGGAATATTTCATTGCTGGTTGCTCGTTACTCGTTACTCGTTGCTGGTTTAACAACCGTCTTTTACGAGAAACGAGCAACCAGCAATGGTTTTCAGACTTTTTTAAAGCCGTAATTGCCCTCTAAAAAAGCCCGGATATACCATTCCACCACGCCGTCGCTGTACATGACCATATCCAATTGCCGGGCACAGCACATCAGACGACCGAGGTAATCCAGCTTCTCTTCCGTAACCAGACTCTCATATTTCATTAACTTGGCCAGGAGCCAGTCCCCTTTCAGCTCCACTTCAAAATCCAGATTTTTCAACACCCCGCTGATAAACCGGGCCCTCCGGGCCCTTCGTTCCATACTGGAACCTCCGCCCATGAATTGGAAGGTCAGATAATTATTATTTTTGATTTCCGAGCAATAGGTGTCGACCGTGCTGAAATGATAGGCCAGTCTGGAACTGAAATTCATATAATATTTGGAGATCAGGGCATAACTCCTGTCCCCCATAGTCTGGCCATAACGGGCCGAGTCCGACAGGGTATTTAACATGACCGAAGCGAACCCTTTCAGATCGACTTCCACCATCCCGGTCCAATTGACCCCGGGATGGGTCAAGCCCCGCCAGAGGGCCTTCAGGGGTATGGAGGTGATGTCTTCGGGCCGGACATTCTTTTGGGGCTTATGGGAAGGAACCAATCCGCCATCCA
This is a stretch of genomic DNA from Deltaproteobacteria bacterium. It encodes these proteins:
- a CDS encoding TIGR02186 family protein, which codes for MEKKLRIADCGLRNLKRSQVPVKVQGSRFKVQGSEKSNLIFSGVYLWGLKVPALIGLGLIILLVTGHFAQAGTLTFQPAGLERTLFSKRFHDLTISGSAPEGAQIILKIISPTKDFNLNKSGKGLGFVWLPISHAEVKKLSGMYALLSSGKISGLLPPDQQKALGLSPDYQEIYKQAEIHYKTPPKADEAAGLKKEYMAGLIKILEEGGLYQVKEDAVRLSGNQFTAQVKHAADAPLGEYRVYCYAVKEGKAELLAQEKFQVKQTGLAEWLTRQAASNAVVYGIMAALIAIGAGILVGLIFKKGGGH